One part of the Lotus japonicus ecotype B-129 chromosome 2, LjGifu_v1.2 genome encodes these proteins:
- the LOC130741017 gene encoding GATA transcription factor 26-like, with protein sequence MGKQGPCYHCGVTSTPLWRNGPPEKPILCNACGSRWRTKGTLVNYTPLHARPETDDYEDQKVFRVKSISLNKNKEGKPLKRKQNHDNLVSGGVAPYYNQGFPKVVDEDTSNRSSSGSAISNSESCAQFGGTEASDLTGPAQSVVWETMVPSKKRTCVGRPKPSSVEKLTQDLCTILHEQQSYFSASSEEDLLFESETPMVSVEIGHGSMLFRHPSCIARDEESEASSLSVDNKQCPISEAYSYSGAMLVHNSSSPMNFSSQGVEKVRNSADHGMHQEQLKSDKSQLERVQMLGNHDSPLCLIDLNDVVNYEEFLRILTNEEQQQLLKFLPVVDTAKLPDSLKAMFDSSQFKENLTYFQQLLSEGVFDISLSGAKPEDCKTLKRFALSNLSKLKWVEHYHFLKRCKRRPGKSGTPGSTSTSSTNVANIKRVRDSWNQNFPELKPIMRNPKRVITKAGCEGKEVVEDGASNSPKSLFPLPRAASSLFLDSLNFAEESSDQDLLLDVPSNSSFPQAELLCPTLSFGAQASTSSSSAYSHLVHR encoded by the exons ATGGGCAAACAAGGGCCTTGCTATCACTGTGGAGTTACAA GCACACCACTTTGGCGTAATGGACCACCGGAGAAGCCAATACTATGCAATGCATGTGGGTCGCGGTGGAGGACAAAGGGAACTCTTGTAAATTATACCCCTTTACATGCTCGGCCAGAAACTGATGATTATGAGGATCAAAAGGTTTTCAGAGTAAAAAGCATATCCTTAAATAAGAACAAAGAGGGGAAACCACTCAAAAGAAAGCAGAACCATGACAATTTAGTATCTGGAGGGGTTGCACCTTATTACAACCAGGGATTCCCAAAGGTTGTCGATGAAGATACAAGCAATCGATCAAGTTCAGGATCAGCTATCTCTAACTCGGAGAGCTGTGCACAATTTGGTGGCACTGAGGCTAGTGATCTGACAG GTCCTGCTCAATCAGTGGTCTGGGAGACCATGGTGCCTTCAAAAAAGAGGACATGTGTGGGTCGTCCAAAGCCTTCTTCTGTTGAGAAGCTCACACAAGATTTATGCACTATTCTTCATGAACAACAGTCTTATTTTTCTGCATCTTCTGAAGAAGATCTTCTTTTTGAAAGTGAAACACCTATGGTCTCTGTTGAGATAGGACATGGAAGCATGCTCTTTAGGCATCCTAGCTGTATAGCTCGTGACGAAGAGTCTGAAGCGAGCTCTCTTTCAGTTGATAATAAACAGTGCCCAATAAGTGAGGCATATTCATATTCTGGCGCCATGCTTGTTCATAATAGTTCCAGTCCCATGAACTTCTCATCTCAAGGTGTTGAAAAGGTCAGGAACTCTGCTGACCATGGAATGCACCAGGAGCAACTTAAAAG TGACAAGTCACAGCTTGAAAGGGTGCAAATGCTTGGAAATCATGATTCACCACTGTGCTTAATAGATTTAAAT GATGTAGTAAACTATGAAGAGTTCTTGAGAATCTTAACAAATGAAGAGCAGCAGCAATTACTGAAGTTTCTTCCTGTGGTTGATACTGCTAAACTTCCAGATAG CCTTAAAGCCATGTTCGATAGCTCTCAATTCAAAGAGAACTTAACTTATTTTCAGCAGCTTCTCTCAGAAGGTGTCTTTGATATCTCTTTGTCAGGAGCAAAACCTGAAGATTGCAAGACTCTGAAAAGATTTGCATTGTCCAATCTGTCAAAATTGAAATGGGTAGAACACTACCATTTTCTTAAG AGATGTAAAAGGAGACCTGGAAAATCTGGTACTCCAGGATCTACTAGTACGTCATCAACTAATGTTGCGAACATCAAGAGAGTGCGTGATAGCTGGAATCAAAACTTTCCAG AGTTGAAGCCGATAATGAGAAACCCCAAAAGGGTGATCACAAAAGCTGGTTGTGAGGGCAAAGAAGTTGTAGAAGATGGCGCTAGCAATAGTCCAAAAAGCCTGTTTCCTTTGCCTCGTGCTGCTAGCTCGCTCTTCCTGGATTCTTTAAACTTTGCTGAAGAGAGTTCTGATCAGGATCTACTGCTAGATGTGCCATCTAACAGTTCTTTTCCACAGGCAGAGCTTCTATGCCCAACTTTAAGCTTTGGCGCTCAAGCCAGCACTAGTAGTAGCTCAGCATACTCACATCTTGTCCACCGTTAA
- the LOC130741016 gene encoding uncharacterized protein LOC130741016 isoform X2, translated as MENRVCTFLGRPMRRKFPTTHDLPKGCGQFASRFKLDITDSDCANNTIVEYKNGEHLEGGTDIISKCEKDTQHSELKNDTFLTEKENPVVSSLQLDEPTLSTDDLANTPLAGIETSATKFARTEKSVQHDSTVGEFAPHKVSAIRDLPKGCGRFASWADSDCANKRAEGSLPNGRGQQALTVNDNKRKHVDIVQADSEGNANLPSENKRVKYIALPEKSNHHQVSTKTKATVVQEESRDAGKVERTSGLVHPKVQRLVQPWDMPTVQHKLKGDYNRLPISSDRKEVPGLTDISECLWRSDECSSKSNLFGGTNESKGRKADFFAQLDRSKAIVKAQNALNHSVQKPLKQKMGSAPSNDRGQILFWGKKDSLHPNKNNNFQIVPKSHNNLNGHENVARSKVRETMRLFQDLTRKLLQEVEAKPNGRARVDLQAAKILKEKGKYVNTGKQILGSVPGVEVGDKFQYRVELNIIGLHRQIQGGIDYVKHNGKGRVEM; from the exons ATGGAAAATAGGGTCTGCACTTTCCTTGGTCGACCCATGCGGCGTAAATTTCCAACCACTCATGATTTACCAAAAGGATGTGGACAATTTGCTTCAAGGTTCAAGCTGGATATTACTGATTCTGATTGTGCTAATAATACAATTGTTGAGTATAAGAATGGTGAACATTTAGAGGGTGGCACTGACATAATTTCTAAGTGTGAAAAAGACACTCAACATTCTGAGTTAAAAAATGACACGTTTCTCACTGAGAAGGAAAATCCTGTGGTCTCATCTCTTCAGCTGGATGAGCCTACTTTATCAACTGATGATCTGGCAAACACGCCATTGGCGGGCATTGAAACTTCGGCTACAAAGTTTGCAAGAACAGAAAAATCTGTACAACATGATTCCACAGTGGGTGAGTTTGCTCCACATAAAGTTTCAGCCATTCGTGATTTACCAAAAGGATGTGGACGATTTGCTTCATGGGCTGATTCTGATTGTGCTAATAAAAGGGCTGAAGGTAGTTTACCAAACGGACGTGGTCAACAGGCTTTGACTGTAAATGACAACAAGAGAAAGCATGTGGACATTGTTCAAGCAGATTCTGAAGGCAATGCTAATTTGCCATCAGAAAACAAAAGAGTAAAGTACATTGCACTTCCTGAGAAAAGTAATCATCATCAGGTTTCAACAAAGACCAAGGCCACAGTTGTTCAGGAGGAAAGTAGGGATGCTGGTAAGGTTGAGAGAACATCAGGGCTAGTTCACCCAAAAGTCCAAAGACTAGTTCAGCCTTGGGATATGCCTACTGTGCAGCATAAGTTGAAAGGAGATTATAATAGATTGCCAATCTCATCCGACAGGAAAGAAGTGCCAGGCTTGACGGATATATCAGAATGTCTGTGGAGGTCTGATGAATGTTCCTCCAAATCTAATTTGTTTGGTGGTACAAATGAAAGCAAGGGAAGGAAAGCTGATTTTTTTGCACAGCTTGACAGGTctaaagctattgtcaaggcgCAAAATGCCCTGAATCATTCTGTGCAGAAGCCATTGAAACAGAAAATGGGAAGTGCCCCTTCTAATGATAGGGGTCAAATTCTATTTTGGGGAAAGAAGGATTCTCTTCACCCTAATAAAAATAACAACTTCCAAATTGTCCCAAAATCACATAACAATTTGAATGGTCATGAGAATGTGGCACGGAGTAAAGTGAGGGAAACAATGCGCTTGTTTCAAGATCTTACTAGAAAGCTTTTGCAAGAAGTCGAAGCAAAGCCAAATGGTCGAGCTAGGGTTGATTTACAAGCAGCGAAGATCCTAAAGGAGAAAGGGAAATATGTCAACACAGGCAAGCAGATCTTGGGATCTGTCCCCGGGGTTGAAGTTGGGGATAAATTTCAATACAGGGTGGAGCTTAATATAATTGGCCTTCATCGCCAGATTCAAGGTGGTATAGATTATGTGAAGCACAATGGCAAG GGTCGGGTGGAAATGTGA
- the LOC130741014 gene encoding histone-lysine N-methyltransferase, H3 lysine-9 specific SUVH6-like, protein MGNGDCTILARPMYKRRKVSAVRDFPEGCIPFASRNDPVLKVDITDSDCANNTTVEDKTDEHLEGGTDKNSKCEKDTQHSESKNDAFLTENLDQTIDCGLKKENSVVSSLQLDEPTLSNDEPGNVPLVGMETSDTEFARTEKSVKHDSTAGEVPMIDGSKPLSSDINVSCSGACMGKAGTRRYLPRKKVSAVREFPPLCGRHAPRLSKDECRKRISSLNNKRAGQQVLAVDDSPLKKTAANDVKESNIQDEYSKRKLADNVQADFEGNAKLPSENKRGKHIALPENSNHDQVSIETKAVVKEESRDAVKVDGTSGLVHYKLKGDNSRLAISYDRKVVLGLPAQSECPWSFDEFSSKSNLFGGTNEIKGRKADLLSGPDRSKTVVKIQNALNHSVQKPLKKKKGSAPSNDRGQLVIWEKKDSLDPNENDEDFHIVPKSHNLGDHENDSNVTRNKVKEALRLFKAACRKLLDEVEEKSNERANTSKRVDQQAAKILKEKGKYVNTGKQILGSVPGVEVGDEFQYRVELNIVGLHRQTQGGIDYVKHNGKVLATSIVASGGYADDMDDSDVLTYTGQGGNVMSAGKEPEDQKLERGNLALKNSSEEKNPVRVIRGSESSDGKCKRYVYDGLYQVESYWQDVGPHGKLVYKFRLRRMIFAD, encoded by the coding sequence ATGGGAAATGGGGACTGCACTATCCTTGCTCGACCCATGTATAAGCGGCGTAAAGTTTCTGCGGTTCGTGATTTCCCTGAAGGATGTATACCATTTGCTTCAAGGAACGATccagttttaaaggttgataTTACTGATTCAGATTGTGCTAATAATACAACTGTTGAGGATAAGACTGATGAACATTTAGAGGGTGGCACTGATAAAAATTCCAAGTGTGAAAAAGACACTCAACATTCTGAGTCGAAAAATGATGCGTTTCTTACTGAGAATCTTGATCAAACAATTGACTGTGGTTTGAAGAAGGAAAATTCTGTGGTCTCATCTCTTCAACTGGATGAGCCTACTTTATCAAATGATGAACCTGGAAACGTGCCATTGGTGGGCATGGAAACTTCAGACACAGAGTTTGCAAGAACAGAGAAATCTGTAAAACATGATTCCACAGCAGGTGAGGTGCCTATGATTGATGGTTCAAAACCATTGTCATCTGATATCAATGTTTCTTGTTCTGGTGCTTGTATGGGGAAGGCTGGAACTAGAAGGTATCTTCCTCGGAAAAAAGTTTCAGCTGTCAGAGAGTTTCCTCCTTTATGTGGACGTCATGCTCCCCGTCTTAGTAAGGATGAATGTCGCAAGAGGATCTCTTCTTTGAATAACAAGAGAGCGGGTCAACAGGTTTTGGCTGTAGATGACAGTCCATTAAAAAAAACAGCAGCCAATGATGTAAAAGAAAGCAACATTCAAGATGAATACAGTAAGAGAAAACTTGCAGACAATGTTCAAGCGGATTTTGAAGGGAATGCTAAATTGCCATCAGAAAACAAAAGAGGAAAGCACATTGCACTTCCTGAGAATAGTAATCATGATCAGGTTTCAATAGAGACCAAGGCAGTTGTTAAGGAGGAAAGTAGGGATGCTGTAAAGGTTGATGGAACATCAGGGCTAGTTCATTATAAGTTGAAAGGAGATAATAGTAGATTAGCAATCTCATATGACAGGAAAGTAGTGCTAGGCTTGCCAGCTCAATCAGAATGTCCGTGGAGTTTTGATGAATTTTCCTCCAAATCTAATTTGTTTGGTGGTACAAATGAAATCAAGGGAAGAAAAGCCGATTTACTTTCAGGGCCAGACAGGTCTAAAACTGTTGTCAAGATTCAAAATGCTCTGAATCATTCGGTGCAGAAGCcgctgaaaaagaaaaagggaagTGCCCCTTCTAATGATAGGGGTCAATTAGTAATTTGGGAAAAGAAGGATTCTCTTGACCCTAATGAAAATGATGAAGACTTCCATATTGTCCCAAAATCACATAATCTGGGTGATCATGAGAATGACTCAAATGTGACACGAAATAAAGTGAAGGAAGCATTGCGCTTGTTTAAAGCTGCTTGTAGAAAGCTTTTGGATGAAGTGGAAGAGAAGTCAAATGAGCGAGCTAATACTTCAAAGAGGGTTGATCAACAAGCTGCGAAGATTCTTAAGGAGAAAGGGAAATATGTCAACACAGGCAAGCAGATCTTGGGATCTGTCCCCGGGGTTGAAGTTGGTGATGAATTTCAATATAGGGTGGAGCTTAATATAGTTGGCCTTCATCGCCAGACTCAAGGTGGCATAGATTATGTGAAGCACAATGGTAAAGTACTTGCAACATCTATTGTTGCATCGGGGGGTTATGCTGATGATATGGATGATTCAGATGTTTTGACATATACAGGGCAGGGTGGAAATGTGATGAGCGCTGGTAAAGAACCTGAAGATCAGAAGCTTGAGCGGGGAAATCTTGCTTTGAAGAACAGTAGTGAGGAAAAGAATCCTGTTAGAGTGATACGTGGCTCTGAATCATCAGATGGAAAATGCAAGAGATATGTTTATGATGGATTGTATCAAGTTGAGTCATACTGGCAGGATGTTGGGCCACATGGGAAGCTGGTTTACAAGTTTCGCCTGCGAAGAATGATATTTGCAGATTAA
- the LOC130741018 gene encoding bax inhibitor 1-like produces the protein MDAFTSFFDSTSNRWNYNSLMNFRQISPKVQNHLKQVYFTLCFAVVAAAVGAYLHVLFHVGGLLTTLACVGTSVWLLSTPPREERKRVSLLLASSLFQGASIGPLIDLAIQIDPSLIFSAFVGTSLAFACFSGAALVAKRREYLYLGGLVSSGLSILLWLHFASSIFGGSTALFKFELYFGLLVFVGYIVVDTQEIVERAHLGDLDYVKHALTLFTDLAAVFVRILIIMMKNSAQKNEEKKKKRRD, from the exons ATGGATGCATTCACTTCGTTTTTCGATTCAACATCAAATCGATGGAACTACAATTCGCTCATGAATTTCCGTCAGATTTCTCCCAAAGTTCAAAATCACCTCAAGCAG GTTTACTTCACCCTGTGTTTCGCCGTGGTTGCTGCCGCTGTTGGAGCTTACCTCCATGTTCTCTTCCACGTTGGCGGTCTTCTCACCACTCTCGCCTGCGTCGGAACCAGTGTTTGGTTACTCTCAACACCTCCTCGTGAAGAG CGAAAGAGGGTTTCTTTGTTGTTGGCCTCATCACTGTTTCAGGGTGCCTCTATTGGACCCTTGATTGATTTGGCCATTCAAATCGATCCAAG CCTCATCTTTAGTGCATTTGTGGGAACTTCCCTGGCCTTTGCATGTTTCTCCGGAGCAGCTTTGGTGGCTAAGCGTAGGGAGTACTTGTACCTTGGTGGCCTGGTATCTTCGGGGTTGTCCATTCTCCTTTGGCTGCACTTTGCTTCTTCTATCTTTGGAGGTTCAACAGCTCTCTTTAAGTTTGAG TTGTATTTTGGGCTTTTGGTGTTTGTGGGTTACATTGTAGTGGACACACAAGAAATAGTTGAGAGGGCACATCTTGGCGATCTGGATTATGTGAAGCACGCTTTGACCTTGTTTACTGATTTGGCTGCAGTTTTTGTCCGGATTCTAATTATCATG ATGAAGAATTCAGCCCAAAAGaatgaggagaagaagaagaagaggagagacTAG
- the LOC130741016 gene encoding uncharacterized protein LOC130741016 isoform X1 — protein sequence MENRVCTFLGRPMRRKFPTTHDLPKGCGQFASRFKLDITDSDCANNTIVEYKNGEHLEGGTDIISKCEKDTQHSELKNDTFLTEKENPVVSSLQLDEPTLSTDDLANTPLAGIETSATKFARTEKSVQHDSTVGEFAPHKVSAIRDLPKGCGRFASWADSDCANKRAEGSLPNGRGQQALTVNDNKRKHVDIVQADSEGNANLPSENKRVKYIALPEKSNHHQVSTKTKATVVQEESRDAGKVERTSGLVHPKVQRLVQPWDMPTVQHKLKGDYNRLPISSDRKEVPGLTDISECLWRSDECSSKSNLFGGTNESKGRKADFFAQLDRSKAIVKAQNALNHSVQKPLKQKMGSAPSNDRGQILFWGKKDSLHPNKNNNFQIVPKSHNNLNGHENVARSKVRETMRLFQDLTRKLLQEVEAKPNGRARVDLQAAKILKEKGKYVNTGKQILGSVPGVEVGDKFQYRVELNIIGLHRQIQGGIDYVKHNGKVLATSIVASGGYADDMNDSDVLIYTGSGGNVMSNDKEPEDQKLERGNLALKNSSDKQNPVRVIRGSESADKRYKTYVYDGLYKVESYWQDKGSHGKLVYRFCLKRIPGQPAIALKRR from the coding sequence ATGGAAAATAGGGTCTGCACTTTCCTTGGTCGACCCATGCGGCGTAAATTTCCAACCACTCATGATTTACCAAAAGGATGTGGACAATTTGCTTCAAGGTTCAAGCTGGATATTACTGATTCTGATTGTGCTAATAATACAATTGTTGAGTATAAGAATGGTGAACATTTAGAGGGTGGCACTGACATAATTTCTAAGTGTGAAAAAGACACTCAACATTCTGAGTTAAAAAATGACACGTTTCTCACTGAGAAGGAAAATCCTGTGGTCTCATCTCTTCAGCTGGATGAGCCTACTTTATCAACTGATGATCTGGCAAACACGCCATTGGCGGGCATTGAAACTTCGGCTACAAAGTTTGCAAGAACAGAAAAATCTGTACAACATGATTCCACAGTGGGTGAGTTTGCTCCACATAAAGTTTCAGCCATTCGTGATTTACCAAAAGGATGTGGACGATTTGCTTCATGGGCTGATTCTGATTGTGCTAATAAAAGGGCTGAAGGTAGTTTACCAAACGGACGTGGTCAACAGGCTTTGACTGTAAATGACAACAAGAGAAAGCATGTGGACATTGTTCAAGCAGATTCTGAAGGCAATGCTAATTTGCCATCAGAAAACAAAAGAGTAAAGTACATTGCACTTCCTGAGAAAAGTAATCATCATCAGGTTTCAACAAAGACCAAGGCCACAGTTGTTCAGGAGGAAAGTAGGGATGCTGGTAAGGTTGAGAGAACATCAGGGCTAGTTCACCCAAAAGTCCAAAGACTAGTTCAGCCTTGGGATATGCCTACTGTGCAGCATAAGTTGAAAGGAGATTATAATAGATTGCCAATCTCATCCGACAGGAAAGAAGTGCCAGGCTTGACGGATATATCAGAATGTCTGTGGAGGTCTGATGAATGTTCCTCCAAATCTAATTTGTTTGGTGGTACAAATGAAAGCAAGGGAAGGAAAGCTGATTTTTTTGCACAGCTTGACAGGTctaaagctattgtcaaggcgCAAAATGCCCTGAATCATTCTGTGCAGAAGCCATTGAAACAGAAAATGGGAAGTGCCCCTTCTAATGATAGGGGTCAAATTCTATTTTGGGGAAAGAAGGATTCTCTTCACCCTAATAAAAATAACAACTTCCAAATTGTCCCAAAATCACATAACAATTTGAATGGTCATGAGAATGTGGCACGGAGTAAAGTGAGGGAAACAATGCGCTTGTTTCAAGATCTTACTAGAAAGCTTTTGCAAGAAGTCGAAGCAAAGCCAAATGGTCGAGCTAGGGTTGATTTACAAGCAGCGAAGATCCTAAAGGAGAAAGGGAAATATGTCAACACAGGCAAGCAGATCTTGGGATCTGTCCCCGGGGTTGAAGTTGGGGATAAATTTCAATACAGGGTGGAGCTTAATATAATTGGCCTTCATCGCCAGATTCAAGGTGGTATAGATTATGTGAAGCACAATGGCAAGGTACTTGCAACGTCTATTGTTGCATCTGGGGGTTATGCTGATGATATGAATGATTCAGATGTTTTGATATATACAGGGTCGGGTGGAAATGTGATGAGCAATGATAAGGAACCTGAAGATCAGAAGCTCGAGCGGGGAAATCTTGCTTTGAAGAATAGTAGTGACAAACAGAATCCCGTTAGGGTGATACGTGGCTCAGAATCAGCGGATAAAAGATACAAGACATATGTTTATGATGGATTGTATAAAGTTGAGTCATACTGGCAGGATAAGGGGTCACATGGGAAGCTTGTTTACAGGTTTTGCCTGAAAAGAATCCCTGGTCAACCAGCGATTGCTTTGAAGAGAAGATAA